ACCGCGTGGTGCTTACCGGAATTGAGGCTCCTGAGTAGCCGGTAGAAATTGGGAAAGTACTGGAGATCTTGAAGGCCGTCCTCTGGGCTGACTTCATTGTCGTCCTCAGCGGCATCTTTGTCCCAAGTGTTATCTATTGTCTCGTCCTCATCTTCAGCATCCCTGTCCACCTCATCCAAAATCTCCTCGTCGTCGTCATTGTAACGCCGACTGGGCTGCTCCCATTTGTCCTGCTGATGCAAGAAGCATTTTTATATGAATTGAAATCCCCATTGTCCCTTCTTAATTGTGAATTAGACATTACTGTGTTTGCTGCCTGGCCATCTTCCGCATCCCCGACTTCCTCTTCATTGCTCTCCTCGATCTCGTTGTTTTTGGCATTTTTGGTGATGAGATCCTGCAGGGCCTCGGCCACCTGATACTCCAGCGTGTCAGCCTGACTTTCCGTGATCTAACCGGAAGACAAACAGCCAGATTGAACACCACTGTGGATTGTATAATATTGATCCATGCTAGTCAGAGAAGCTGTGGACCGCAGGTGTCATATTCGTAATACACAGGTGAACAAAATCCAATTCACACATTTCattgcatttcatttcatttcatttcatttaagaGACAGACGTTTTTTCCTGCAGTGTGAGCACAGATATTCCCTCCATCTCACAGGAAAGCGGAATATAAACTAGGGCCCAACCGATATAATTTTTTGAAGCTATATTAAGCAGGGTAACATTTTGATTGCCGATTAATTTAAAGAaatatacaatgaataaattaatGTATTTTTCCCAAAACAAAGATATAATTTTCAGGTAGCACATTTTGctgttttacaatattttgtcCTAATTTTACTGAGAATAGGCATAAACTGTCTATTTTTCAACCTTTATTTGTCACTgtgtgaaaacaaaaaacaattggtAATTTTTTGCTGATTTTTAAAGTAATATCACTAAAGTATTCATAGGTGGTTGCTTCCTTCCCACCACTGTCTACGAATAAAAGAAAGCCTCATGTACTGTCTACTACTGTCAAACCTACCAAACCCAGTTTGAGTAGCTTGGACACGATTCGGTCAAAAACACCTCTGTCGTCCTCCTCATAGATCCTGTTTGCAATCTTCTGAACAATGTCCTCTGCCGTCAACGGAGTGCCGTCCACCTGACGGAATGTGTCTGTCTCATCTGAGAGAAGAGAGGACATCATTTGTGTGAGTTAACTGTGTGGCAGAACAAACTGCAGCTGTATCACAGCAGTCTTCCAGCCACCCTCAAAGGAAATTTCATTAATTTATCAATCAGGACGCTGCGGGCCGTATATGGAAAAACGGAAGGGCCCACTTTACCTTGTGTTGATTTGTGAAGCACGCTAAAACCATTTTTACAGCATGCTGTACGTCATGAGTGAATACAGCAGGATAGCGCAGAAAAAAATATCTTTTACCAAGTAGCGAATCGCAACAATGCGAAGGAACActgttcatttttatttcaagtaGGTGTTTTGGCAAGCGTCCCAGTACTTTGACTACATCGTGTATATTTTCTTGCTCATGCTTATGAGAGAGATGCTATTCATACAGCGCAACTCTTTTACGACTCCCGTGCCTCCCACAAAGGGCAAGTAAGTTCTGACTTATTGGATCATCTTCAAACTATTATTGTCTCACTCTGAGGAACAGCAAAAGAATATCCACAGTGTGCTTTGCGATTGTGATGTAACGTAAGAAGGCGAGAAGCTCACAGATGCTGGGCCATATGCAGGAACTGATTTGCGTCAGAGTCATCTCACCTCAAAGATCCTATTACGCTGATTCATACAGCAGGACATTTTAAGATGTTCTATCCCTTGATGAAATCTGATGTGAAAGCATATACTATATGCTTTTTTTGAGGCAGACTGGAATCTTCCCGGAATAATAtggcaaatgtgtttttatgttttgtggtgttgtttagtaCAGTACTTGAGGGGGCATTTTGAGCCGTATAACTAGATTTAATTTCGACTTGGATTTCTGTGGAAATGTTTAAATGttgactttatacttatttctaCACTCTTGCATATGGTTAAACCAGTGGTTTAATTTAGATTGGGCGAAAAATGACTTAAAAtgatttgcattaaaaaaaaaagaaaaatcaacattacttaaataaataataaaataaataaacaaaaattaacaTAGTAAAAAATCCTATTGAAACCCTGATGGTCAAAAAGACAGTTTTGACTTTTGTGGAATATTTTTGAGgcattgtattaaaaaatatagCTGGTGTTTGTAAGGGCTGTAAGTGCATTTTGGAGATAATCCCACGTGTTCTGCCTACAGACGCACGTGGCATGTTCAAAGGTCACCTACTCGCAGACAACATGACTACTGGATGAGCCTCAGCTGTAGATGAATATAAATGCTTTGTTGTGTACAGATTTCAGAGGATATTTGTACGGTACTTGATCATTTTTGTGAGCGGCGACTTCTATGGAGAGAGGTCAAATTAACCGCGGTTGAGATTTCCGGGTTAGAAAAACAGACGGCAGCGACAAAGACAGTTTTTACTGATGTTGTATATCAGCATAATTAACAGTAAAAAAGATAATAGTTGAATATTGAGTATGACTTTTATCAAGAGTATTTTTTGACGCAAGTAATACTTTAGTATAGAGTGTGAGTACTCTGCGTTGCACTTGCCATTCTCCATCCCGTTCTTGGTCGAGTCATATTCCTCAGCCAGGCGGCGACTCTTGGTGGAATCAGATTCATCTGGTATGTACTCATCTTTCTTCTGTTCCACCTCATCAGTGGTCTCCTTGGATTTGTGGCTCTGGGCTAATGACTTCAGTACAGTCGAGTCATCACCGTCCGGCTCCTTGGAGACGGCAGGTCGCTTGCTCTCTGATAGGAAGCGCAAATGAAAACAATTCATCATTGTGGAGGTGAGGTGCAGTTTCCCGTATTTTCAAAGTTGGAAACTTTTCATCGGATGAATGGAAAGGGATTAAACAAGGAATTTGCTAGATTTGATTCAAATGCTGGCTTTTAATCAAGCTTACACCAGGGGAAAGAAAGGCTTAATGTTCAATTACATATTTGGTATAAAGACATAATCTCACCACTATTCCTCAAAAGTAATCAAATATGCTGATTTAACATAGTTTAATTATGTGCAACCGATGTAGTAAattcaaaatactttttttaaatattctatTCCCATGAATTTCCAAATGAGTTCCAAAATCCTCCGTCCTTAACTTCTCATAGATATTTCTCGGAAAATTTCCAGCAATTTGTAACCTTCAGTAAAGCCTTGAAATTTGATTCATTTTAGGTTCTCCGTGCATTGGTGATGCATTTTCTTACTGGCAGTGCTGAAACCTGAACTCAGACTGTCTCATTAATTGATTAGCAATGCAATTTGCTCTTACCAGCTGAATGTACCGCAGTCTTCACACTGTCCGCCTCGGCAATCTGAGGAAATGACAAGTATTGTGTAAATCATTTCAATGCCGCGTATTGATAATTCATGTTTTTCTGAGAGATGAAAGCACCTCACCTGCTCTTGGAGTGGTCTTTCTTCTGTCAGCTGTCGATTGTACACTGATTTATCTACAACTGTAATGaaccaaagaaagaaaacttaAGTTTCTTTGCATCTTTGTGAGCATTTATTGTCTGAACTGATAATTTGGTGGCGGTCTATTATATTTTCCACAGCTGTAGGTTCTTTCTAACataattttgtgtgttttgtaaacacttccgttgaagCTTCTGGAGACATATGAAAGCTGCTGCCCTCCCACTCTCCCCACCCCTCTCTTGGTCAGACCTTAATCGGATTACCAAACAAAAGATTAAACTGAGTCGAAAATAGACCACGGGCCTCAACAGCCGCTGGCGAGCTGCAGCTCAATTTGCTGTATTCTGTTAATGAGCAGATTTACAGCTAAATTAACAGACAACTGCTGGAAACAACTACAAAGAACCACAAATGTGAGCTAGAATTAGTCCGGTGTCATCAATTGTTCATTGTGAGCATTTCTCACCCATGTTATTCTATTGTTGAGAGATTCTGTGGTGTCTTTTACAAGTAAGAATGTGTCACTGAAGTTTGTTCATCTGCAATTAGCGTGTTTTAATGCTCTTAAATATTGAGCCTGTAAAACATGAGCTTCACAATGACTCACCCTCGCTGGATGCTGTCGGTGTAGGAAAGGCAGATATTTGGTTTAATAGACTGAAAAAGAGAAAATGGAAAACGATGCAAAGGTGTTTTGACGCCATCCTCACGAAtaacaaaaatgtaaaaacaaatcgGTTGCTGGGGCTCcaagcgccgccgcggaggctacAATATTGCTAGTCGCTTGAGTGAATCCCTCGGCTGGGAAGCGGCTGGCCTGATCTCCGCTTGACTGTGGAGCGAGGTGGAGCTGTCAGTCGGCTGCGGTGCTGAAAGCAGGTCACGTAAACGCTTTGCTTCTACAAAGGAGGAGTAAGGAAGGCTGAGCAAAACCCCGTGTGAGCCACAGCATCACTGGCCAGAGGATGTAAAACAGCTCAGCACAACAGGACCTGCCCCCtcactgaggaggaggaggaggaggaagaagaagaggaggaggaggaggaagagcagaACACTGTAAAAAGTGTCTCACTGTACATCAAAAAAGTCCACGCTATGTGATGTTACTTTGATACCATCttgtggcatgttgatgtaagtTCAGAAATTATTTTAGCCCAAAGTAGTGTGTGGGCATCTTAAAGCCGAGGTAATATGCTCAAGTGAGTTGAGAGCTTCATTTAGATCAATGCAGTGCTTTGCAGCAACTGTGTGCAACTTAATACTACTAGTGACATTATAAAGTTATAGACatcaataatactaataatagatagatagagagcgagagagagagatgatagatagatagatagatagatagatagatagatagatagatagatagatagatagatagatagatagatagatagatagatagatagatagatagatagatagatagatagatagatagatagatagatagatagatagatagatagatagatagatagatttcaAAACTTACATCTGTGTGATCTCCGCAATTTTAAACCAATAACAGCATTTAATTCAACTGAGCATTTCTTTTCATCAGTCTATAATTGAAGGCCATCTGCTCATCATCTTTTGCAGCGTTGGAGCATGACCTGGCCCATAATGTGCGTCACACAATCTCCGTGCGCCATGCTTTCGCTGTAGATCTTTCCTCTGCCCGCTGGCTTGTCAACAGCAAGTGCAATTAAATGACCTGCAAACCAATAGACTTATGCTCACATCACAGATTTACAAGGCCACTTTTATGATCTGTTTGCTTTCCTCGTCTTTGTGTGATGCCAATTAGACATAGAATGCACATAAAACTAGAGATAGGCTACATAGAGGCCGATAATGTATTATTGTATTTAAAAGCTCCCATGCATGGATGTGAGGCTTTCTTTTAATTAAATGACCATGTATATTTAtgcttttttgtaaaaaaaaaaaaagaccacaaaTGATAAGGCTTCAAAAAGGACATATCATGCAAAATTTACTGTTTAGCTTTTATATACATTTTCTTATACAGTTGGAGTCTCCAGGTTTGTTGAAAATTTTAATCTAATCCCTCCAGGTTACCGCTGACTTTTGACTCCCAACCCCTGACCCTGGACCCTTGACCCTTGATCCTAACCCCcaaaaatgaccatgtatagcAGGGGTGGCAAACTTtgacccgcgaagacaaattgtgcatcgactttgtgttaCTACTAATATTGCAAATTGCctttgcctttaaaaaaaaaaagatgtttctaGCAATTTTGACTACCATtcatcattttaaaatattgaacAATTctaactagtctctgatttcaaaactagttattcatcagtttgttgtgtagccaatACCTTATGTAATATGAGACGctcgtacatttatttgggttgacagtcataatggccgtccgaaggaaactatgactacgatgcgacCCGTGACAAaagtgagtttgacacccctgaaaaGCTTTTTCTGCTTAAATAAAATGTCCATGCATAGTACAGCTTTTTGTTTGTCCAGTTCAGctttttgtttgtaaacaaattactatttatagtaaggctttttttagttaagaaaaaaACTAGGCTGTTTCTTTagtaaaaaaatgaccatgcatttattttttcattaaaaaaaaaaaaagagaccagGCTTAGAGTCGTGCTATTCACCAATTACCACTAGAGGTCACTGCATTACATATTTTAACTATGAAATTCCGGATCTCGAGTAGGTGGATAGACTTGAAAatgttcatccattcatccagcAGACCATTTGTCACTGATGTTGGACGTGAGAGACAACGTTGTTGTTTAAGGTATTCCACATTAAATTCAGTCATGCTGGAGcaaaagaaatgtttttataaCTTCCCATAAAGTTGCAGTTTCTTGGAAGTTAAAGTAATCTTAAAATTCAGAGGGAAATAAAACAAGcaattcagattttatttttttgatgaaGTGAATTGAGTGTGCCTGGATATTTGCCCATATCATTGCTTCTCAAACCTTTTAAACAAAAGGTTTAAACAACTGTGCCTGGATATTTGCCCATATCATTGCTTCTCAAATCTTTTAAAcaaaaggtttaaacaagtgTGCCTGTGAAAATTATTCAATTGTGTTGCATTAACTAAATACATGTCTGAATGTGAACTTAGCAAACCTAAACAGAACTGcgcttagggattttttttgcatAGCACAAGAGAGAACCCAAGTTCCACATTTTGAGAATCATCGTTGTATTTCATAGTCAAAATCTGATTCACAGTTGAGGTGGACACATTTCAAGCAAAACTACAAAGAGTTTTTGAAAGTCTTTTTTTGTGTAGATGAAAAATAACCACAAGGCTAACTTTGATGGTTTTGTCTTTTAACATTTAAGAGTGAAAGGGCGGATGCTGACACGATGTCTGTAGGCCAGAGTACCGCAAGGCATCCTCTGAAGCAGAAATGTCTGCAAAGTCATGTCTCGCGTGCATCTTTGGGAAGCCCACAGGAAACCTGTGACCTCGTATGCAATTTGTGGTTTATTTTCCCCATTCAATCCATCCATAtaacatatatatttatatatatgagcGCCAAGATGTGACAAGCTATCATTTTCTTCCAATTATTATCAGAAGGAACGACAAGATGACTTTGACAAGAAATCTTTACTAAAAGACAAGTGATACACTCTGGAGAAGTTTGACTTGTCATTGGTTTTATGTACAGATGATTCATGCCAAGTCCATAAGTATACatgcacacacgaacacacacgcgcacgcacacacacgcatacacacgcatacacatacacacgcacacacacacacatacacacacacacattgattaCCGCAATCTTCCAAATGCAAATATACCttaatgcatgtttttgggccaTTGGTGCATTTATTTTTGCACACACAAAGGAATGTACATAAAAAAGCCGCTTAAGGATTTATTGGATAATTTTCCTATCCAGCTTTAGGTCCATTTACTAGGAAGACAATTCAGCACACTGGTGGAATGTACACAAATCATACTAGTTGGCCAAAAGCGGAACTAGGAGTGCTAAATAAGTCATTTTGTTCAACTAAATTTGTTGTTTAACTAGGGCGAGCTCGTCGTTCTGCCAGTATTAGTGAGGATAAAAATTCGACAGGTACATGGACCTCAAGCTGAATATCAAGGATATGAATTACTTGACCAATGATTTTCCATAgagacccccccacacacacttttttcccATCAAATATTTTTCTTAAGGAAAACACACACCAACCAATACATTTTAGTTGAAAACACATGTTGAATGATTATGGTAGGTTTCATTTTTACTTCTCATTGCATTTTAATGCACGTGAATtatatgtggattttttttagccCACTGTAAATGATCAAACAGCTTCCCGTGAACACATACATGACGCACATTGTCCAAGTGTAGGCATGGAGACATACAGTCGCAATGACACACCACAGTGAGCCGCATCTGCAGGATGTTACAGCTGGCTCCATGGAAACGGATACAGGAAACAGGAAGTTGACCAAAAGAAAGGAGGAAGTGATGCAAGCAGTGGGAGGGTGAGCAGGAGGTGGTCAGGCGGTGAGATGGTGTGAGACAGGTGAAAGGTTAAAGCGTCCCCTCGTCCAGAAGTTTGTTGATGCCGTTGCAGATCTTCCTCAGAGACAGTCTGTACTCATCTCCGTCCCCGTAGAGCTCGGCCAGGAACTCGCCATGGGCGAAATGGTTGAAAACGTGGTCGATGCGAGCGTGAGAGCGAGCGGTTAGGTGCTGCTCGACCAGCGTGTGAAGCAGGTCCCGGCACTCCAGCAGGAGCTCGGACAGAATATTCCGGTCAAAGGTGTACTCCACCTCGTAGAAGGACACCGCCGTCATGGCCGCCTGGTTCATCTTCTTCTTGAATCGCTCCACCGTGTCCAGCTCGTCGGGGCTGAACTGGTGGTTGCGGTACAGGATGCCAATTTTCAGGGCGATCTTGATGACGTCCTTGATGATCTTGTGGGCCTCCTTCTTGCTCTTGGTGAATTCGCGACTAGTCTTGTAGAGCTCGTCTAGGATTTCGCTGCTGGTGTCGTCCGTTAGCAT
This genomic window from Syngnathus scovelli strain Florida chromosome 4, RoL_Ssco_1.2, whole genome shotgun sequence contains:
- the scg3 gene encoding secretogranin-3 isoform X3; translation: MASKHLCIVFHFLFFSLLNQISAFPTPTASSEVVDKSVYNRQLTEERPLQEQIAEADSVKTAVHSAESKRPAVSKEPDGDDSTVLKSLAQSHKSKETTDEVEQKKDEYIPDESDSTKSRRLAEEYDSTKNGMENDETDTFRQVDGTPLTAEDIVQKIANRIYEEDDRGVFDRIVSKLLKLGLITESQADTLEYQVAEALQDLITKNAKNNEIEESNEEEVGDAEDGQAANTQDKWEQPSRRYNDDDEEILDEVDRDAEDEDETIDNTWDKDAAEDDNEVSPEDGLQDLQYFPNFYRLLRSLNSDQDAQERETLITIMKTLIDFVKMMVKYGTITPEEGVSYLENLDAMIATQTKNKLGKALGPSDFVGPNDRPGESETYLEAIRKNIEWLKKHNKEEGKDDYDLSKLKDFMDQQVDAYIEKGIIARDEGDTIKRIYSSL
- the scg3 gene encoding secretogranin-3 isoform X2 gives rise to the protein MASKHLCIVFHFLFFSLLNQISAFPTPTASSEVVDKSVYNRQLTEERPLQEQIAEADSVKTAVHSAESKRPAVSKEPDGDDSTVLKSLAQSHKSKETTDEVEQKKDEYIPDESDSTKSRRLAEEYDSTKNGMENDETDTFRQVDGTPLTAEDIVQKIANRIYEEDDRGVFDRIVSKLLKLGLITESQADTLEYQVAEALQDLITKNAKNNEIEESNEEEVGDAEDGQAANTDKWEQPSRRYNDDDEEILDEVDRDAEDEDETIDNTWDKDAAEDDNEVSPEDGLQDLQYFPNFYRLLRSLNSDQDAQERETLITIMKTLIDFVKMMVKYGTITPEEGVSYLENLDAMIATQTKNKLGKALGPSDFVGPNAGKNLDEDDNTKAEAAKMQKEYENLKDSTKQDQPSTNRPGESETYLEAIRKNIEWLKKHNKEEGKDDYDLSKLKDFMDQQVDAYIEKGIIARDEGDTIKRIYSSL
- the scg3 gene encoding secretogranin-3 isoform X1, which encodes MASKHLCIVFHFLFFSLLNQISAFPTPTASSEVVDKSVYNRQLTEERPLQEQIAEADSVKTAVHSAESKRPAVSKEPDGDDSTVLKSLAQSHKSKETTDEVEQKKDEYIPDESDSTKSRRLAEEYDSTKNGMENDETDTFRQVDGTPLTAEDIVQKIANRIYEEDDRGVFDRIVSKLLKLGLITESQADTLEYQVAEALQDLITKNAKNNEIEESNEEEVGDAEDGQAANTQDKWEQPSRRYNDDDEEILDEVDRDAEDEDETIDNTWDKDAAEDDNEVSPEDGLQDLQYFPNFYRLLRSLNSDQDAQERETLITIMKTLIDFVKMMVKYGTITPEEGVSYLENLDAMIATQTKNKLGKALGPSDFVGPNAGKNLDEDDNTKAEAAKMQKEYENLKDSTKQDQPSTNRPGESETYLEAIRKNIEWLKKHNKEEGKDDYDLSKLKDFMDQQVDAYIEKGIIARDEGDTIKRIYSSL
- the tnfaip8l3 gene encoding tumor necrosis factor alpha-induced protein 8-like protein 3 — encoded protein: MDSDSGDQSDGDFLPGHESFNSRSLALQAQKKILSKMATMVVANMLTDDTSSEILDELYKTSREFTKSKKEAHKIIKDVIKIALKIGILYRNHQFSPDELDTVERFKKKMNQAAMTAVSFYEVEYTFDRNILSELLLECRDLLHTLVEQHLTARSHARIDHVFNHFAHGEFLAELYGDGDEYRLSLRKICNGINKLLDEGTL